The Pseudomonas orientalis genome contains a region encoding:
- the phnN gene encoding phosphonate metabolism protein/1,5-bisphosphokinase (PRPP-forming) PhnN, producing MAGRLIYLIGPSGSGKDSLLDAARPRLAERGCRIVRRVITRSAEAVGEAAQGVSPAQFAAMQAQGAFALSWQANGLSYGIPKEIDEWLAAGEDVLVNGSRAHLAQTRERYPTLLVLLLTVDQAVLRQRLVARGRESLADIEERLARNAQFTEALIAANGAGLFVLDNSGPLEHTVARLLCCLDHAHSA from the coding sequence ATGGCAGGCAGGTTGATCTATCTCATCGGACCCTCAGGTTCGGGCAAGGACAGCCTGCTGGATGCCGCACGCCCCCGGTTGGCCGAGCGTGGTTGCCGCATTGTGCGCCGTGTGATTACGCGCTCGGCGGAGGCGGTGGGCGAGGCGGCGCAAGGCGTGAGCCCGGCGCAGTTTGCAGCGATGCAGGCGCAGGGCGCGTTTGCCCTCAGTTGGCAGGCCAATGGGTTGTCCTACGGCATTCCCAAGGAGATTGACGAGTGGCTGGCGGCCGGGGAGGACGTGCTGGTCAACGGCTCCCGTGCTCACTTGGCGCAAACCCGTGAGCGTTATCCGACGCTGCTGGTACTGCTGCTGACTGTTGATCAGGCCGTACTGCGCCAGCGCCTGGTCGCGCGCGGTCGTGAGTCCCTGGCGGACATCGAGGAACGTCTGGCGCGCAACGCGCAGTTCACCGAGGCGCTGATCGCCGCCAATGGCGCGGGTTTGTTCGTGCTGGATAACTCCGGCCCGCTGGAACATACGGTCGCGCGCTTGCTGTGCTGCCTGGACCACGCGCACTCGGCTTGA
- the ccmB gene encoding heme exporter protein CcmB, with the protein MSVFALLVAREARLLCRRPAELANPLVFFAIVIALFPLAVGPETKLLQTLSPGLVWVAALLSVLLSLDGLFRSDFEDGSLEQWVLSSHPLPLLVLAKVLAHWAFSGLALVLLSPLLALMLGLPVECLPVLLLSLLLGTPVLSLLGAVGAALTVGLKRGGLLLALLILPLYIPVLILGSGALQAALMGMPVTGYLLWLGSLAALAVTLTPFAIAAGLKISVGE; encoded by the coding sequence ATGAGCGTATTCGCCCTGTTGGTTGCCCGCGAAGCACGCCTGTTGTGTCGTCGCCCGGCCGAACTGGCCAACCCGCTGGTGTTCTTTGCCATCGTGATCGCCTTGTTCCCGTTGGCGGTCGGTCCCGAGACTAAACTGTTGCAAACCTTGTCCCCGGGACTGGTGTGGGTCGCGGCGCTTTTATCCGTGCTGCTCTCGCTGGACGGGCTGTTTCGCAGTGATTTCGAGGACGGCTCCCTGGAACAGTGGGTCCTTTCGTCGCACCCGTTGCCACTTCTGGTACTGGCCAAGGTGCTGGCACACTGGGCTTTTTCCGGCCTCGCGCTGGTCTTGCTTTCGCCGCTGCTGGCGCTGATGCTGGGCTTGCCCGTCGAATGCTTGCCGGTGCTGCTCCTGTCCTTGTTGCTCGGTACGCCGGTGCTCAGCCTGTTGGGGGCGGTGGGCGCAGCGTTGACCGTCGGTTTGAAGCGCGGCGGCCTGTTACTGGCCCTGCTGATTCTGCCTTTGTACATCCCGGTTCTGATCCTCGGCAGCGGTGCGTTACAGGCCGCGCTGATGGGGATGCCGGTGACCGGTTACCTCCTGTGGCTTGGCAGCCTGGCCGCCCTGGCGGTAACCCTGACACCCTTTGCCATAGCGGCCGGCCTGAAGATCAGCGTCGGCGAATAA
- the ccmI gene encoding c-type cytochrome biogenesis protein CcmI, whose translation MIDFWLAAGLLLLIALSFLLIPVLRGRRAQREEDRTALNVALYQERVAELQVQRDDGVLDAAQLDTGRAEAARELLADTEGVDKPRESRLGKPLPLLAAFLVPVLGVALNLHYGASDKVELTREFSQPPVSMADMTQRLERAAVAQPDSAEGLYFLGRAYMAQDRSADAAKVFERSVALAGRQPELLGQWAQAQYFADNKQWSPKVQALTDEALKLDPKEVTSLGLLGIAAFEGQRYQEAIDYWNRLLAQLPPDDNSRVALQGGIDRAAQKLRESGGTVAQKAVLKVRVDLSADVKAKALPGDSVFIFARAVSGPPAPLAAKRVTVAELPVTVELSDADAMMPQLKLSNFPEVQLVARISRAGVPTAGEWIGRSQPLASSMTALQQLTIDSPDK comes from the coding sequence ATGATTGATTTCTGGCTCGCAGCCGGCCTGCTGCTGTTGATTGCCCTGAGTTTCCTGTTGATCCCTGTGCTGCGCGGCCGTCGTGCCCAGCGCGAAGAGGATCGCACCGCGCTGAACGTGGCGCTGTACCAAGAGCGCGTCGCCGAACTGCAAGTGCAGCGCGACGACGGCGTCCTGGATGCGGCGCAACTCGATACCGGCCGCGCCGAAGCGGCGCGTGAGCTGCTGGCCGATACCGAAGGTGTGGACAAGCCTCGTGAATCACGCCTGGGCAAGCCGCTGCCATTGTTGGCGGCGTTTCTCGTGCCGGTGCTGGGCGTTGCGCTGAACCTGCATTACGGGGCGAGCGACAAGGTCGAGCTGACCCGCGAGTTTTCCCAGCCGCCGGTGTCGATGGCCGACATGACGCAGCGCCTGGAACGTGCCGCAGTGGCCCAGCCGGATTCAGCTGAAGGCCTGTACTTTCTAGGGCGCGCCTATATGGCCCAGGATCGCTCCGCCGATGCCGCCAAGGTGTTTGAACGCAGCGTTGCCTTGGCCGGTCGCCAGCCCGAGTTGCTCGGGCAGTGGGCCCAGGCGCAGTATTTTGCTGACAACAAACAGTGGTCGCCCAAGGTTCAGGCGCTGACCGACGAAGCCCTGAAGCTCGATCCAAAGGAAGTTACCAGCCTCGGCCTGCTCGGTATTGCCGCCTTTGAAGGCCAGCGCTATCAGGAGGCTATCGACTACTGGAATCGTCTGTTGGCGCAACTGCCGCCCGACGACAATTCCCGTGTGGCGCTGCAGGGCGGTATCGATCGCGCTGCGCAAAAGCTCCGGGAGAGCGGCGGCACTGTTGCGCAAAAGGCGGTGCTGAAAGTGCGCGTGGACCTGTCCGCCGACGTGAAAGCCAAGGCCCTGCCGGGTGACAGCGTGTTTATCTTCGCCCGCGCCGTCAGCGGCCCGCCTGCGCCGCTCGCGGCCAAACGGGTCACCGTTGCCGAACTGCCCGTCACCGTGGAACTGAGCGATGCCGACGCGATGATGCCGCAGTTGAAACTGTCCAACTTCCCTGAAGTCCAACTGGTTGCGCGCATATCCCGGGCAGGTGTTCCAACCGCTGGCGAGTGGATCGGCCGCAGCCAACCCTTGGCCAGCAGCATGACTGCGCTGCAGCAGCTGACCATCGACAGTCCGGACAAGTAA
- a CDS encoding type II toxin-antitoxin system HicA family toxin has protein sequence MQSRLLIKELLEAGWVLDRVTGSHHLFTHRYNPYTIPVPHPKKDLPLGTVRSIRKRAGLFQF, from the coding sequence GTGCAAAGCAGGCTATTGATCAAGGAGTTGCTGGAAGCGGGCTGGGTGCTGGATCGGGTTACCGGCAGCCATCACCTTTTCACCCACCGCTATAACCCGTACACGATACCGGTGCCCCATCCGAAGAAGGATCTGCCGTTGGGCACTGTGAGAAGCATCAGGAAACGCGCCGGGCTGTTTCAGTTTTAA
- a CDS encoding heme ABC transporter permease translates to MNWTWFHKLGSPKWFYGISGKLLPWLSVAAVLLIGIGLVWGLAFAPPDYQQGNSFRIIYIHVPAAMLAQSCYVMLAVCGIVGLVWKMKLADVALQCAAPIGAWMTAVALVTGAIWGKPTWGSWWVWDARLTSMLILLFLYFGLIALGNAISNRDSAAKACAVLAIVGVINIPIIKYSVEWWNTLHQGATFTLTEKPAMPVEMWAPLLLMVLGFYSFFGAVLLMRMRLEVLKREARTSWVKAEVQACLGARG, encoded by the coding sequence ATGAACTGGACCTGGTTTCACAAGCTCGGCTCGCCCAAATGGTTCTATGGCATCAGCGGCAAACTGCTGCCGTGGTTGAGCGTCGCCGCGGTGCTGCTGATCGGCATCGGCCTGGTCTGGGGCCTGGCCTTTGCGCCACCGGACTATCAGCAGGGCAACAGCTTTCGCATCATCTATATCCATGTGCCCGCCGCCATGCTGGCGCAGTCCTGCTACGTGATGCTGGCGGTATGCGGCATCGTCGGCCTGGTGTGGAAGATGAAGCTTGCCGACGTCGCCCTGCAATGCGCCGCGCCCATCGGGGCGTGGATGACCGCCGTGGCGCTGGTCACCGGCGCGATCTGGGGCAAACCCACCTGGGGTTCGTGGTGGGTGTGGGATGCGCGGCTCACGTCGATGTTGATCCTGCTGTTCCTGTACTTCGGCCTGATCGCCCTGGGCAATGCGATCAGCAACCGCGACAGCGCCGCCAAGGCCTGCGCGGTGCTGGCGATTGTCGGCGTGATCAACATCCCGATCATCAAATACTCGGTCGAGTGGTGGAACACCCTGCACCAGGGCGCCACCTTCACCCTCACCGAAAAACCGGCAATGCCGGTGGAAATGTGGGCACCGCTGCTGCTGATGGTGCTGGGCTTCTACTCCTTCTTCGGCGCCGTGCTGCTGATGCGCATGCGCCTTGAAGTGCTCAAGCGTGAGGCTCGCACCAGCTGGGTCAAGGCCGAAGTTCAAGCCTGCCTGGGAGCGCGAGGATGA
- a CDS encoding DsbE family thiol:disulfide interchange protein, producing the protein MKRGLMVLPLAAFLVVAVFLYRGLYLDPAELPSAMIGKPFPEFSLPTVQGDKQLTRADLLGEPALVNVWGTWCISCRVEHPVLNKLAEKGVVIYGINYKDDNAAALKWLAEFHNPYQLDIRDEDGNLGLNLGVYGAPETFFIDARGVIRDKYVGVIDEVVWREQLAAKYQALVDEAKP; encoded by the coding sequence ATGAAGCGTGGGTTGATGGTGCTGCCGCTGGCAGCGTTCCTGGTGGTGGCAGTGTTCCTCTATCGCGGCTTGTACCTGGACCCGGCCGAGTTGCCGTCGGCCATGATCGGCAAGCCATTCCCGGAATTCTCGCTGCCCACGGTGCAGGGCGACAAGCAACTGACCCGCGCCGACCTGCTGGGCGAGCCGGCGCTGGTCAACGTGTGGGGTACCTGGTGCATCTCCTGCCGCGTCGAACACCCGGTGTTGAACAAACTCGCCGAGAAGGGCGTGGTGATCTATGGCATCAACTACAAGGACGACAATGCAGCAGCCTTGAAATGGCTGGCCGAATTTCACAACCCGTACCAGCTGGATATTCGTGATGAAGACGGCAACCTCGGCCTGAACCTCGGCGTCTATGGCGCTCCGGAAACCTTCTTTATCGACGCTAGAGGCGTGATCCGCGACAAGTACGTCGGCGTGATCGACGAAGTGGTGTGGCGCGAGCAACTCGCCGCCAAGTACCAGGCCCTGGTCGACGAGGCCAAACCATGA
- the ccmD gene encoding heme exporter protein CcmD: MSFASFSEFLAMGHHGLYVWTAYGICLAVLALNVAAPLLARKRYLQQEARRLRRETEQ; this comes from the coding sequence ATGAGTTTTGCTTCTTTCAGTGAGTTTCTCGCCATGGGCCATCACGGCCTGTATGTCTGGACGGCCTATGGCATCTGCCTGGCGGTGCTGGCCCTCAACGTCGCCGCGCCGCTGCTGGCGCGCAAGCGTTACCTGCAACAAGAGGCGCGTCGTCTGCGCCGGGAGACCGAACAGTGA
- the ccmE gene encoding cytochrome c maturation protein CcmE codes for MNPLRRKRLLIILAIMAGVGIAVGLALSALQQNINLFYTPTQIANGEAPVDTRIRAGGMVEKGSLKRSADSLDVSFVVTDFSKSVTITYRGILPDLFREGQGIVALGKLNASGVVVADEVLAKHDEKYMPPEVTKALKDSGQSAPTPAKEG; via the coding sequence GTGAATCCGCTGCGTAGAAAGCGTCTGTTGATCATTCTCGCCATCATGGCCGGCGTCGGCATTGCCGTGGGTCTGGCCTTGAGTGCCTTGCAGCAGAACATCAACCTGTTCTACACCCCGACCCAGATCGCCAATGGCGAAGCGCCGGTCGATACGCGCATCCGCGCTGGCGGCATGGTCGAAAAGGGCTCCTTGAAGCGTTCCGCAGACTCCCTGGATGTGAGCTTCGTGGTCACCGACTTCAGCAAATCCGTGACCATCACCTACCGTGGCATCCTCCCGGACCTGTTCCGCGAAGGCCAGGGCATCGTCGCCCTGGGCAAGCTCAACGCCAGTGGCGTGGTGGTGGCCGATGAAGTGCTGGCCAAGCACGATGAAAAATACATGCCGCCGGAGGTGACCAAAGCCCTCAAGGACAGCGGCCAATCCGCCCCAACCCCTGCCAAGGAGGGCTGA
- a CDS encoding type II toxin-antitoxin system HicB family antitoxin produces MQYPICIEWGDDFTATGIQIPDIPGAVTAGDSFEEAYNAAVEVAHLMLQEIAAEGGVIPMPTSVATHHAHEDYAGMGWGMLELDISPYLGKTEKVNVTLPGYVIQRIDRYVREHNVKSRSSFLADAALEKLVRS; encoded by the coding sequence ATGCAATACCCAATCTGTATCGAATGGGGCGATGACTTCACCGCCACCGGTATCCAGATCCCCGATATTCCGGGCGCCGTCACCGCCGGGGACAGTTTCGAAGAGGCCTACAACGCGGCCGTGGAAGTGGCGCACCTCATGCTGCAGGAGATTGCCGCAGAGGGCGGGGTGATTCCAATGCCAACCTCGGTTGCCACTCATCACGCCCATGAAGACTACGCCGGTATGGGCTGGGGCATGTTGGAGCTGGATATCTCGCCCTATCTGGGCAAGACCGAGAAGGTCAATGTGACCTTGCCCGGTTATGTGATCCAACGCATCGACCGTTACGTGCGTGAACACAACGTCAAAAGCCGCTCGTCATTTCTGGCGGATGCGGCTTTGGAGAAGTTGGTGCGTTCTTAA
- the ccmA gene encoding cytochrome c biogenesis heme-transporting ATPase CcmA translates to MTSPLLEAEALSCERDLRLLFEHLDLRLAGGDMVQVSGPNGSGKTSLLRLLAGLMQPTAGVVRLNGKPLAEQRTTLARNLIWIGHAAGIKDVLTAEENLSWLSALHQRASRDAIWQALAAVGLKGFEDVPCHTLSAGQQRRVALARLYLPGPPLWILDEPFTALDKYGVAQLEEHLARHCEQGGTVLLTTHHSLTRLPAGYRELDLGRWSA, encoded by the coding sequence TTGACCAGCCCTCTTCTTGAAGCCGAAGCGCTCTCCTGTGAACGCGACCTGCGCCTGCTGTTCGAGCACCTCGACCTGCGCCTGGCAGGTGGCGACATGGTGCAGGTCAGCGGACCCAACGGCAGCGGCAAGACCAGCCTGTTGCGCTTGCTGGCCGGGCTGATGCAGCCGACGGCCGGGGTGGTGCGCCTCAACGGCAAGCCCCTCGCCGAGCAACGCACAACACTGGCACGCAACCTTATATGGATCGGCCACGCCGCCGGTATCAAGGACGTGCTCACTGCCGAAGAAAACCTCAGTTGGCTCAGCGCCCTGCATCAGCGCGCCAGCCGCGACGCCATCTGGCAGGCCCTGGCCGCCGTGGGTCTCAAGGGGTTCGAAGACGTGCCCTGCCACACCCTGTCCGCCGGCCAGCAGCGCCGCGTGGCCCTGGCGCGTTTGTACTTGCCGGGCCCGCCGCTGTGGATCCTCGACGAACCCTTTACCGCGCTCGATAAATACGGTGTCGCCCAGCTCGAGGAGCACCTGGCGAGGCACTGTGAGCAGGGCGGTACGGTGCTGCTCACCACCCACCACAGCCTGACGCGCCTGCCCGCCGGTTACCGTGAGCTGGATCTGGGGCGGTGGTCGGCATGA
- a CDS encoding cytochrome c-type biogenesis protein, with the protein MKRLLVAALLALGLAGVAHAAIDTYEFANDGDRERFRELTKELRCPKCQNQDIADSNAPIAADLRKEIFRMLGEGKDNQQIIDFMVDRYGDFVRYKPALTGKTALLWFGPAGLLLTGVVVMAVIVRRRRAAPADGSDALSPEERKRLDQLLDTKTDD; encoded by the coding sequence ATGAAGCGTCTGTTAGTCGCAGCTTTACTGGCGCTGGGCCTGGCCGGTGTGGCCCACGCCGCCATCGACACCTACGAATTTGCCAATGACGGTGATCGCGAGCGTTTCCGCGAGCTGACCAAGGAACTGCGCTGCCCCAAATGCCAGAACCAGGACATCGCCGACTCCAACGCGCCCATCGCCGCCGACCTGCGCAAGGAAATCTTCCGCATGCTGGGGGAGGGCAAGGACAACCAGCAGATCATCGACTTCATGGTCGACCGCTACGGTGATTTTGTGCGCTATAAACCGGCGCTTACCGGCAAGACCGCGCTGCTCTGGTTCGGTCCCGCCGGGCTGCTGCTGACTGGCGTGGTGGTGATGGCCGTTATCGTGCGCCGTCGTCGCGCCGCACCTGCCGATGGCAGCGACGCGCTGTCCCCCGAAGAGCGTAAACGTCTCGACCAATTGCTGGACACCAAGACCGATGATTGA
- a CDS encoding DUF6124 family protein, whose translation MKKVTPNPPSFQSDDLSQTSPNLIFTVRPGLGTEAALSNASEMLESATVCAYDCAEHLDGSGRNQVLAVVQMMEIAQLLVNEALNRECPVA comes from the coding sequence ATGAAAAAAGTTACGCCAAATCCCCCATCATTCCAATCGGATGACCTTTCACAAACCTCACCCAACCTCATCTTCACCGTCCGACCCGGCCTCGGCACCGAAGCGGCGTTAAGCAATGCCAGCGAAATGCTGGAGTCGGCGACAGTCTGTGCGTACGACTGCGCCGAGCATCTGGATGGCTCAGGCCGCAATCAGGTGCTGGCGGTCGTGCAGATGATGGAAATTGCACAGTTGTTGGTGAATGAGGCGTTGAACCGGGAGTGTCCTGTAGCTTGA
- a CDS encoding heme lyase CcmF/NrfE family subunit encodes MNAALFIPELGQLAMILALCFAIVQAVVPLLGAWRGDRLWMSLAQPAAWGQFAFLLFAFGCLTYAFMTDDFSVAYVANNSNSALPWYYKFSAVWGAHEGSLLLWALILGGWTFAVSVFSRQLPQVMLARVLAVMGMISIGFLLFLIMTSNPFSRILPQIPMDGHDLNPLLQDIGLIVHPPMLYMGYVGFSVAFAFAIAALLGGRLDAAWARWSRPWTIVAWAFLGIGITLGSWWAYYELGWGGWWFWDPVENASFMPWLVGTALIHSLAVTEKRGVFKSWTVLLAIAAFSLSLLGTFLVRSGVLTSVHAFASDPARGVFILIFLLFVVGGSLTLFALRAPVVKSQVGFNLWSRETLLLGNNLVLVVAASMILLGTLYPLVLDALSGAKLSVGPPYFNALFIPLMGLLMVVMAVGVLVRWKDTPVKWLAGMLMPVLLGSVALAVIAGVAYGDFNWAVLATFLLAAWVLLAGVRDIADKTRHKGLIKGLPTLTRSYWGMQIAHIGIAVCALGVVLSSQNSAERDLRLAPGESMDLGGYQFIFEGARHFEGPNFTSDKGTVRVVRNGKEIAVLHPEKRLYTVQSSMMTEAGIDAGFTRDLYVALGEPLGDGAWAVRVHVKPFVRWIWFGGLLTGLGGLLAALDRRYRVKVKSRVREALGMGAAV; translated from the coding sequence ATGAACGCCGCTTTGTTTATTCCCGAACTCGGCCAGTTGGCGATGATCCTCGCCCTGTGCTTTGCCATCGTCCAGGCCGTGGTGCCGTTGCTCGGTGCCTGGCGCGGTGACCGCCTGTGGATGAGCCTGGCGCAGCCGGCCGCCTGGGGGCAGTTCGCGTTCCTGCTGTTCGCCTTCGGTTGCCTGACCTACGCATTCATGACCGACGACTTTTCCGTCGCCTATGTCGCCAATAACTCCAACAGTGCACTGCCCTGGTACTACAAGTTCAGCGCCGTGTGGGGCGCCCACGAAGGTTCGCTGCTGCTGTGGGCGCTGATCCTCGGTGGCTGGACCTTCGCCGTGTCGGTGTTCTCCCGCCAATTGCCGCAGGTCATGCTGGCGCGGGTGCTCGCGGTGATGGGTATGATCAGCATTGGTTTTTTGCTGTTCCTGATCATGACGTCCAACCCGTTCAGCCGCATCCTGCCGCAGATCCCCATGGACGGGCATGACCTCAACCCGCTGCTGCAAGACATCGGCCTGATCGTGCACCCGCCGATGCTCTACATGGGCTATGTCGGCTTTTCCGTGGCCTTTGCCTTCGCCATCGCCGCCTTGCTCGGCGGGCGTCTTGATGCAGCCTGGGCGCGCTGGTCGCGGCCATGGACCATCGTCGCCTGGGCCTTCCTCGGCATCGGCATCACCCTCGGCTCGTGGTGGGCGTATTACGAACTCGGCTGGGGCGGCTGGTGGTTCTGGGACCCGGTGGAGAACGCCTCCTTCATGCCCTGGCTGGTCGGCACCGCGCTGATTCATTCGCTGGCCGTCACCGAAAAACGCGGCGTGTTCAAGAGCTGGACCGTGTTGCTGGCCATCGCGGCATTTTCCCTCAGCCTGCTCGGCACGTTCCTCGTGCGTTCGGGCGTACTGACGTCGGTGCATGCGTTTGCTTCCGACCCTGCGCGCGGCGTATTCATCCTGATCTTCCTGCTGTTTGTCGTCGGCGGTTCGCTGACCCTGTTCGCCCTGCGCGCGCCAGTGGTCAAGAGCCAGGTCGGCTTTAACCTGTGGTCGCGGGAAACCTTGTTGCTGGGTAACAACCTGGTGCTGGTGGTGGCGGCGTCGATGATTCTGCTCGGCACCCTCTACCCCCTGGTGCTGGATGCCTTGAGCGGCGCCAAGCTGTCCGTCGGCCCGCCGTACTTCAACGCCTTGTTCATTCCGTTGATGGGCCTGTTGATGGTGGTGATGGCGGTCGGTGTGCTGGTGCGCTGGAAAGACACCCCGGTGAAATGGCTGGCCGGCATGCTGATGCCGGTGCTGCTGGGCAGTGTGGCCCTGGCTGTGATCGCCGGGGTTGCCTACGGCGACTTCAACTGGGCGGTGCTCGCCACCTTCCTGCTCGCGGCCTGGGTGTTGCTGGCCGGCGTGCGCGATATCGCCGACAAGACCCGCCACAAGGGCCTGATCAAAGGCCTGCCGACCCTGACCCGCAGCTACTGGGGCATGCAGATCGCCCATATCGGCATCGCCGTCTGCGCCCTGGGCGTGGTGCTGTCGAGCCAGAACAGCGCCGAGCGCGACCTGCGCCTGGCGCCCGGCGAGTCCATGGACCTGGGCGGTTACCAGTTCATCTTCGAAGGCGCCAGGCACTTTGAAGGACCGAATTTCACGTCAGACAAAGGCACCGTACGCGTGGTGCGCAACGGTAAGGAAATCGCCGTGCTACACCCGGAAAAACGCCTGTACACCGTGCAGAGTTCGATGATGACCGAGGCGGGCATCGATGCGGGTTTCACCCGTGACCTTTACGTGGCGTTGGGTGAACCCCTGGGCGATGGCGCCTGGGCAGTGCGCGTGCATGTCAAACCGTTCGTGCGCTGGATCTGGTTCGGTGGCTTGCTGACCGGGTTGGGTGGCTTGCTCGCAGCGCTGGACCGGCGGTATCGGGTCAAGGTCAAGAGCCGGGTGCGTGAAGCCCTCGGCATGGGAGCGGCGGTATGA
- a CDS encoding MFS transporter, producing MNATPHAAGTMTRGMVMLFAFCCGAIVANIYYAQPIIELIAPDIGLTPAMASLIVSLTQIGYALGLFFLVPLGDLLENRRLMIITTVVAIASLLGAAFTEQPNLFLLVSLLIGFSSVSVQILIPLAAHLAPAESRGRVVGSIMGGLLLGILLARPVSSVVADHFGWRAMFMAAAALMAFISVVLMLTIPKRQPTHSASYGQLLGSLGTLLREQPVLRQRAFYQGCMFAAFSLFWTAAPLELVRNHGLSQTQIAIFALVGAIGAIAAPIAGRLADAGHTHRASLLAMLLGALSFLPAFVHPLYSVIGLAVTGVVLDFCVQMNMVLGQRAVYALDAHSRSRLNALYMTSIFIGGALGSAIASSVYEHGGWLGVMLVGSAFPLVALLRFLSASRQVTVANA from the coding sequence ATGAATGCTACCCCCCACGCTGCCGGCACCATGACCCGAGGCATGGTCATGCTGTTTGCGTTTTGCTGCGGCGCCATTGTCGCCAACATCTACTACGCGCAGCCGATTATCGAACTGATCGCGCCGGACATCGGCCTCACGCCGGCAATGGCCAGCCTGATCGTGTCGCTCACGCAGATCGGCTACGCCCTGGGCCTGTTCTTCCTGGTGCCGCTGGGGGACCTGCTGGAAAATCGCAGGCTGATGATCATCACCACGGTGGTGGCCATCGCCAGCTTGTTGGGCGCCGCGTTCACCGAGCAGCCCAACCTGTTTTTGCTGGTGTCACTGCTGATCGGCTTCAGTTCGGTGTCGGTGCAGATCCTGATCCCGTTGGCCGCACACCTGGCGCCTGCCGAATCCCGTGGCCGGGTGGTCGGCAGCATCATGGGCGGCCTGCTGCTGGGCATTCTGCTGGCGCGACCGGTGTCCAGCGTGGTGGCGGACCACTTCGGCTGGCGGGCGATGTTCATGGCGGCGGCGGCATTGATGGCGTTTATCAGTGTGGTGTTGATGCTGACCATTCCCAAGCGCCAACCGACGCACAGCGCCAGTTACGGCCAGTTGCTGGGTTCGCTGGGTACCTTGCTGCGTGAGCAGCCGGTGTTACGCCAGCGTGCGTTTTATCAAGGTTGCATGTTTGCCGCGTTCAGCCTGTTCTGGACCGCCGCGCCACTGGAACTGGTGCGCAACCACGGCCTCAGCCAGACCCAGATCGCGATCTTCGCCCTGGTCGGTGCCATCGGTGCCATCGCCGCGCCCATCGCCGGGCGGCTGGCCGATGCCGGTCACACCCACCGCGCCTCGTTGCTGGCGATGCTGCTGGGCGCGCTGAGTTTCCTGCCGGCTTTCGTGCACCCGCTGTACAGCGTGATCGGCCTGGCGGTAACGGGCGTCGTGCTGGACTTCTGCGTGCAGATGAACATGGTCCTCGGCCAGCGTGCCGTCTACGCCCTCGACGCCCATAGTCGCAGCCGCCTGAACGCGCTGTACATGACCAGCATCTTCATTGGCGGTGCCTTAGGCTCGGCGATTGCCAGCAGCGTGTACGAACACGGCGGTTGGCTGGGCGTGATGCTGGTGGGCAGTGCTTTCCCACTGGTGGCGTTGTTGCGGTTCCTCAGTGCGTCGCGGCAGGTAACGGTCGCCAACGCTTAA